One window of Sphingobacteriales bacterium genomic DNA carries:
- a CDS encoding PepSY domain-containing protein — MKTPSTSACIYLLVFCIAAGTLSGCGSWFTHKNAQGNKQKEQEKDPATLLNNKTAAIPLDSIILRTETDVTGGASGYIRYYFDTTKLKYFPDLNAQTIYTNPEYKKALFGWGDDYTVKSTWLYYKGIHYYRFTCSAHERNGKLITANGIKFIPLADPSDIKISPEQAIEIMLAQDYPTRKEEYRTRYLDSLGYIPARMDSILREYPYDFTKDYLPNAMFPWETKNSDKVDVSKHYAYPKPKLIYLASATPESPLVYRAELQTLRNSWEVYIDAVTGKVLIKYRQDDHFTCDPIVP; from the coding sequence ATGAAAACACCATCAACATCGGCCTGCATTTATTTATTAGTATTTTGTATTGCTGCTGGCACATTGTCGGGCTGCGGCAGTTGGTTTACTCATAAGAACGCACAAGGCAACAAGCAAAAAGAACAAGAAAAAGATCCTGCAACACTACTGAACAACAAAACGGCAGCAATTCCCCTTGACTCTATAATCTTGAGAACCGAAACAGACGTAACCGGAGGGGCAAGCGGGTATATAAGATATTACTTTGACACCACTAAGCTAAAGTATTTCCCCGATTTGAATGCACAAACTATATACACTAATCCGGAGTATAAGAAGGCCTTGTTTGGGTGGGGAGACGATTATACCGTAAAATCTACCTGGCTATATTACAAAGGCATTCATTATTATCGTTTTACATGTTCGGCACATGAAAGAAATGGCAAGCTAATCACTGCAAATGGCATAAAATTCATACCTTTGGCCGACCCCTCCGATATAAAAATCAGCCCCGAGCAAGCCATAGAAATCATGCTGGCGCAAGATTATCCAACAAGGAAAGAAGAATATCGCACCAGATATTTAGATTCGTTGGGGTACATTCCGGCTCGTATGGATTCTATACTCAGGGAATATCCTTATGATTTTACAAAAGACTATTTACCAAATGCTATGTTCCCATGGGAAACAAAAAATTCGGATAAAGTAGATGTATCTAAACACTATGCTTATCCAAAACCCAAATTAATATATTTAGCTTCGGCAACACCGGAAAGCCCGCTTGTTTACAGAGCTGAATTGCAAACGCTACGAAATTCATGGGAAGTATATATAGATGCCGTTACAGGAAAAGTATTGATTAAATACAGGCAAGATGATCATTTTACCTGCGACCCCATAGTACCCTAG
- a CDS encoding M4 family metallopeptidase, producing MPVIPVSVCNFGSCTEYRLSTDNLQVFCQSGFFNGWVANPRQSFIDWTLNGPDIENKHYSPAINISNITLPSTIDNGDGAATFGIVAGSGSTTFTYSGTQILTTIGLVSSSIPITISGQIANNLTAGIYELTLTDDNGCVYTEYAALGMQGGPDVTGNVTEAADCYNNTGNIHLSVANVASFGGQLPQIWIKGPFNTAGFVVPPIFGITDNNYEFDLKQFNDPISGTEDHYPLPPGNYAILVLNPYNNTVGGFNIRINYPAGGCETERRILETAHWAIDRTQNIFKGDNSAINGGTGINLQFPSSIQIQYGATVYTDGYCQLTNSPHPICVGLVNDANYNAKFIPNTIVGPEMANNGKTLFKVTRGISATYPTVSLDVMAHEYGHALNRYGVSVSASTTDSEAEAINEGFSDIIACIVESTCKPSTDPNIWIIGDAFPTSFPKRNIANPNTNHFPAIYEGQYWNPTPDDEAIYGLQYIRSSVFAYWFYLLATGGSQTVNGISYTVEAIGMENAAKIILAAFVDESFDLSIPANQNYHGLCAATIKAADALFPADSEGNCSSQLKQVYAAWKAVGVNCPMPTGIICTLCSEVEPENAICDNHLPYIQSVQINDIATGYIIAHQSWELTESQTHLCLVNNIEPEQTTDLTQGLFLTVVTSEPMSNLAFAGAVAPTGIIYYSGINQVSGSGTNWFFTLSSFNLAGFDSNTDYKLRFSGQDLAGNGLISMHEYEGANSTPPCIATNALPYKDTNENWVNYISGYDKSFGFTYRCNLSVELLIVCNYTSTTSSVYFDINITSCAEDEVTWLAQMDWDGDGNFDQESFVNNSVNMGTSILYNSTSNGQAQLTFTNTITGEQLVLNAYCNDIPVSDECENAPPDFDDSTFSQNPHYCLGESVCITYYVTDLNPIENVACSVADATHTYQSGYHHNPDAPNYDDAYYWQSGTFCFTPTASDAAQGDIVVFLSATDLVASSCQLIGHAACIVTNLCCPTGFDYPQELEAVYDCNGDLYQPAEATVTALTNGCNLDFTLNGSSNHTLSHLGEGVYDLTLSFNNQTYLIEDAITVSGIYMDDGNLQITHTTQPSLAACSSDQCNGQITLSVAGGSGNYTYHWSDCIPPPGEMMLPCNSPLRNYLCTGSYTVTVADDLTGCETVYTANVNLYYPPNAGVLSDNEFSVSPTVFSGSTTLTYRVGYDAQVSISMFSSQGILVDAPLQQEFRAKGQYNMTHSPPSGLPQGVYYYVLYVCEQYITRVAIKIG from the coding sequence ATGCCAGTTATTCCTGTTTCTGTTTGTAATTTTGGTTCATGCACAGAATATCGGTTATCTACTGACAATTTGCAAGTTTTTTGCCAAAGCGGATTTTTTAACGGTTGGGTAGCTAACCCCCGCCAGTCATTTATAGATTGGACATTAAACGGACCAGATATTGAAAACAAACATTATTCGCCGGCTATAAACATTAGTAATATAACTTTGCCAAGCACAATTGACAACGGAGACGGAGCGGCTACTTTTGGCATAGTGGCGGGGTCGGGCAGCACTACTTTTACTTATTCCGGCACGCAAATACTTACAACCATCGGTTTGGTTAGCAGCAGTATTCCTATAACAATAAGCGGTCAGATTGCAAACAACTTGACTGCGGGCATTTATGAACTTACCCTAACCGATGATAATGGCTGCGTATATACTGAATATGCGGCGTTAGGCATGCAAGGCGGCCCTGACGTAACGGGCAACGTAACCGAAGCGGCAGATTGCTATAATAATACAGGCAATATTCATTTATCTGTTGCAAATGTAGCCAGCTTTGGCGGGCAACTGCCGCAAATATGGATTAAGGGACCGTTTAATACTGCCGGATTTGTTGTTCCTCCTATTTTTGGCATAACTGACAATAACTACGAATTTGATTTGAAACAATTTAATGATCCGATTAGCGGTACTGAAGATCATTATCCGCTGCCTCCGGGCAATTACGCCATATTAGTACTCAATCCCTACAACAACACGGTTGGAGGTTTCAATATACGAATTAACTATCCGGCCGGAGGCTGCGAAACAGAACGCAGGATATTGGAAACCGCCCATTGGGCTATTGATAGAACCCAAAACATATTTAAGGGAGACAACAGCGCAATAAATGGAGGTACGGGCATAAATTTGCAGTTCCCGTCAAGTATTCAAATACAATATGGGGCAACTGTATATACTGATGGTTATTGTCAGTTAACCAATTCGCCCCACCCCATTTGTGTTGGTTTGGTTAACGATGCCAATTATAACGCAAAATTTATACCCAATACCATTGTTGGGCCCGAAATGGCAAACAACGGTAAAACGCTGTTTAAAGTAACCCGAGGAATTTCAGCAACATATCCTACTGTAAGTTTGGATGTAATGGCACACGAATACGGACATGCCCTTAACCGATATGGAGTAAGCGTATCTGCAAGCACAACGGATTCCGAAGCCGAAGCCATTAATGAAGGGTTTAGCGATATAATCGCATGCATTGTGGAGTCAACCTGTAAACCTTCTACTGACCCGAATATATGGATTATAGGCGATGCGTTTCCAACATCTTTTCCCAAACGAAATATTGCCAACCCGAACACAAACCACTTTCCTGCCATATATGAAGGTCAGTATTGGAACCCAACACCGGACGATGAGGCTATATATGGTCTTCAATACATCAGGTCAAGCGTATTTGCTTATTGGTTTTATTTGTTGGCAACCGGCGGTTCTCAAACCGTAAATGGCATTTCTTATACAGTAGAGGCAATAGGTATGGAAAATGCGGCAAAAATAATCTTAGCCGCTTTTGTAGATGAAAGTTTTGATCTTAGTATCCCTGCAAACCAAAACTACCATGGTCTTTGCGCCGCCACCATAAAAGCTGCCGATGCCCTGTTTCCTGCTGATAGCGAGGGCAATTGCAGCTCGCAGTTGAAGCAAGTATATGCAGCATGGAAAGCGGTAGGCGTTAACTGCCCAATGCCGACGGGTATCATTTGTACTTTATGCTCAGAAGTTGAACCCGAAAATGCTATTTGCGACAACCACCTCCCCTACATCCAATCGGTGCAGATTAACGATATTGCCACCGGCTACATCATAGCCCACCAAAGTTGGGAGCTAACCGAAAGCCAAACCCATCTATGCCTTGTCAACAATATTGAACCCGAACAAACAACAGATTTAACACAGGGGCTGTTTTTAACCGTCGTTACTTCCGAGCCAATGAGTAATTTAGCATTTGCAGGTGCTGTTGCTCCAACCGGAATTATCTATTACTCAGGTATCAATCAGGTTTCCGGTAGTGGAACTAACTGGTTTTTTACATTATCGTCCTTTAATTTAGCGGGGTTTGACAGCAACACTGATTATAAGCTGCGATTTAGCGGACAAGATTTGGCGGGCAATGGCCTGATAAGTATGCATGAATATGAGGGTGCTAATTCTACCCCTCCTTGTATTGCTACAAATGCCTTGCCTTACAAAGATACCAATGAAAATTGGGTGAATTATATATCCGGGTATGACAAATCCTTTGGATTTACTTATAGATGCAACTTATCCGTCGAGCTTCTCATAGTATGTAATTATACAAGTACGACATCTTCCGTGTATTTCGATATAAATATTACTTCGTGTGCTGAAGATGAAGTAACTTGGTTAGCTCAGATGGATTGGGATGGAGATGGCAATTTTGACCAAGAAAGCTTTGTAAACAATTCAGTCAATATGGGAACTTCAATACTTTACAATTCGACAAGCAATGGGCAAGCACAACTTACCTTTACGAACACTATAACGGGTGAGCAGTTGGTGTTGAATGCCTATTGCAATGATATTCCCGTTTCCGATGAATGTGAAAATGCCCCTCCCGATTTTGATGATTCCACTTTCTCCCAAAATCCTCATTATTGTTTGGGAGAATCTGTCTGCATCACCTACTATGTTACCGATCTTAATCCTATTGAAAACGTAGCTTGTTCGGTTGCAGACGCAACGCACACCTACCAGTCGGGGTATCACCATAATCCCGATGCCCCAAATTATGATGATGCCTATTATTGGCAATCCGGCACTTTCTGTTTTACACCGACCGCCTCGGATGCAGCACAGGGCGACATAGTTGTTTTCCTTTCGGCAACAGATTTAGTGGCTTCTTCGTGCCAACTAATAGGGCATGCTGCTTGTATTGTTACCAACCTCTGCTGCCCCACCGGCTTCGACTATCCGCAAGAATTGGAAGCAGTTTATGACTGCAACGGCGACCTTTACCAACCCGCAGAAGCAACCGTTACCGCCCTCACCAACGGATGCAACCTCGACTTTACCCTGAATGGAAGTTCCAACCATACCCTGAGCCATCTCGGAGAAGGCGTTTACGACCTCACCCTGTCGTTCAACAACCAAACCTATCTGATTGAAGACGCGATTACGGTTTCGGGCATTTATATGGACGACGGCAACCTGCAAATTACCCACACCACTCAACCCAGCCTTGCCGCCTGTAGCAGCGACCAATGCAACGGACAAATTACCCTATCCGTTGCCGGAGGAAGTGGCAACTATACCTACCATTGGAGCGATTGCATCCCGCCGCCCGGCGAAATGATGTTGCCTTGCAACAGCCCTTTGCGCAATTACCTTTGTACCGGAAGCTACACCGTTACCGTTGCAGACGACCTGACCGGCTGCGAAACGGTTTATACTGCCAATGTGAATCTATACTATCCACCCAACGCCGGCGTTTTGTCCGACAATGAGTTCAGTGTCAGCCCTACGGTATTCAGCGGCAGCACCACCCTGACCTATCGGGTGGGGTATGATGCACAGGTGAGCATTTCCATGTTCAGCAGTCAGGGCATTTTGGTGGATGCGCCCCTTCAGCAGGAGTTTCGCGCCAAAGGGCAGTACAACATGACCCATTCCCCGCCTTCCGGTTTGCCGCAAGGGGTTTATTATTACGTGCTGTATGTGTGCGAACAGTATATTACGAGGGTGGCGATAAAAATAGGTTGA